From Candidatus Hydrogenedentota bacterium, one genomic window encodes:
- a CDS encoding APC family permease has product MTVSPENASSISAATPIEQELAKPVTLLGGVALVVGGVIGIGIYALIAQISIAAGTSQWLAFLIAIAISMVGVTPLMQLSSAMPKAGGGYYYAAHLMSPAMGALTSSWAILGGACSTCVVTVGLAKYISQHIPGGVPDMAISFAILAVFFAMYQFGLKLAMWLQIAMVVQLFLALTSYAALGAVKVPISFALDFPKGAGGFAMGTILCYSVCMGFQVIAEMGEEMQHAKRNIPLSLGIGGVIVLVLYVAVGATFVNSIPYDPEHIRAMKAPLSESAALFMPAPLVFFLGIGALSAGLTSLNAAAIALPREVFAQAREGVLPAWLGVVNGRTRSPLHAETAFFVLVFVLLGFNASIDYYGIMAAVGILLMTVMLSIASVRLPRRMPAEYGAAYLQIPPALLKVTAVVAVATSLGFMLIVISEAPSAALVYVVFSVVVLAHYAMRSRQNPGNDIEH; this is encoded by the coding sequence GTGACTGTTTCGCCGGAGAACGCGTCATCCATTTCTGCAGCAACGCCGATTGAGCAAGAGCTGGCAAAACCCGTGACACTACTGGGTGGTGTCGCGTTGGTTGTTGGCGGGGTGATAGGGATTGGGATCTATGCGCTTATCGCCCAGATTTCGATCGCGGCGGGCACTTCGCAGTGGCTTGCGTTTCTGATCGCGATAGCCATTTCGATGGTGGGCGTCACCCCCCTGATGCAGCTTTCGAGCGCCATGCCCAAGGCGGGGGGCGGATACTACTATGCTGCGCACTTGATGTCGCCGGCGATGGGCGCGCTCACGTCGTCGTGGGCGATACTGGGTGGCGCATGCTCGACGTGCGTCGTAACGGTGGGTCTGGCGAAGTACATTAGTCAGCACATCCCCGGCGGCGTACCTGACATGGCCATAAGCTTTGCGATCCTCGCGGTATTTTTTGCGATGTACCAATTTGGTTTGAAGCTGGCGATGTGGCTGCAGATCGCCATGGTCGTGCAGTTGTTCCTGGCCTTGACGTCCTATGCAGCCCTTGGCGCCGTGAAGGTTCCGATATCGTTTGCGCTGGATTTTCCCAAGGGTGCGGGCGGTTTTGCCATGGGGACGATACTTTGTTATTCCGTGTGCATGGGGTTTCAAGTGATCGCGGAAATGGGCGAAGAGATGCAACATGCGAAGCGGAACATTCCGTTGTCGCTGGGCATCGGCGGCGTGATCGTTCTGGTTCTCTACGTTGCGGTGGGCGCGACGTTCGTGAACTCCATTCCGTATGACCCGGAGCATATCCGCGCGATGAAGGCACCGCTGTCAGAATCGGCGGCCCTGTTCATGCCCGCGCCGTTGGTATTCTTTTTGGGCATCGGGGCGCTGAGCGCGGGCCTGACCTCACTGAATGCAGCAGCGATCGCGTTGCCGCGAGAGGTGTTCGCGCAAGCGCGCGAAGGGGTGCTTCCCGCCTGGCTGGGAGTCGTAAACGGACGTACGCGGAGTCCGTTGCATGCCGAGACGGCGTTCTTCGTGCTGGTGTTTGTGCTGCTGGGCTTCAACGCATCCATCGATTACTACGGGATTATGGCCGCGGTGGGCATCTTGCTGATGACGGTGATGCTGAGCATCGCGAGCGTGCGACTGCCGCGAAGAATGCCGGCAGAGTACGGCGCGGCGTATCTTCAGATTCCTCCGGCATTGTTGAAGGTGACTGCCGTCGTGGCTGTGGCGACATCACTGGGGTTCATGCTCATCGTGATAAGCGAAGCGCCGTCTGCCGCGTTGGTTTATGTGGTGTTCAGCGTTGTGGTGCTTGCGCACTACGCAATGCGTAGCCGACAGAATCCCGGCAACGACATCGAGCACTAA